A genomic region of Arachis stenosperma cultivar V10309 chromosome 9, arast.V10309.gnm1.PFL2, whole genome shotgun sequence contains the following coding sequences:
- the LOC130950017 gene encoding protein FAR1-RELATED SEQUENCE 5-like, which produces MIEICLDTPSGRWFISYFSDEHNHPLLDPRLTGLLRGHRFMSEADIGHMINMKKGGISVGQIYRALANQAGGYEYLSFTQRDMYNKIAKQRHQLPIDAYAALKYLEDQATNDPSLYFNNHMDADGTLHNLFWCNGLSRADYLLFGDVLAFDATYKRNKYMCPLVVFSGVNHHNQTIIFADALICDEEKDTYRWLLQQLKVAMNGKAPVSVITDGDLSMKFAIEKEFLNAHHRLCAWHLIRNATNNIGKPQFTSMFKKCMLDDYEMDVFRQKWFEMVEEFGVENKNWVLDMYKKRHSWATAHIRGKFFAGFRNTSRCEGLNSIIAKYINSRYNLVEFIQHFNRCVDHIRWKEVQADLASMNGSRSNIQTCFQQLERSAANVYTLSIFYMFQPILVRA; this is translated from the coding sequence ATGATAGAAATTTGTCTAGATACACCTAGTGGTCGTTggtttatttcttatttttctgaTGAACACAATCATCCGCTTCTGGATCCTCGGTTGACTGGATTGCTTCGTGGGCATAGATTCATGTCCGAGGCTGATATTGGCCACATGATTAACATGAAAAAGGGTGGGATTAGTGTTGGGCAGATATATCGGGCATTAGCAAATCAGGCAGGTGGCTACGAGTATCTCTCTTTCACGCAAAGGGACATGTACAATAAAATAGCAAAGCAGAGGCACCAATTACCCATTGATGCATATGCAGCTTTGAAGTATCTAGAAGATCAAGCAACAAATGACCCTTCTCTCTATTTTAATAATCACATGGATGCCGATGGTACTCTGCACAATTTATTCTGGTGCAATGGTCTCAGTAGGGCAGATTACTTATTATTCGGCGATGTGCTGGCTTTTGATGCTACCTATAAGAGGAATAAATATATGTGTCCATTGGTGGTATTTTCTGGTGTCAATCATCACAATCAAACAATTATCTTTGCTGATGCTTTAATTTGCGATGAGGAAAAAGACACGTATAGGTGGTTGCTACAACAACTGAAGGTGGCAATGAATGGGAAAGCACCTGTTTCGGTTATCACGGATGGTGATCTATCAATGAAGTTCGCCATTGAGAAAGAGTTTCTTAATGCACATCATAGATTATGTGCATGGCATCTGATTCGTAATGCAACAAATAACATTGGCAAGCCCCAGTTTACCTCTATGTTTAAAAAGTGTATGCTAGACGACTATGAAATGGATGTATTTCGTCAAAAGTGGTTTGAAATGGTTGAGGAATTTGGTGTCGAAAACAAGAATTGGGTCCTAGATATGTATAAAAAGAGACATTCATGGGCAACTGCACATATAAGAGGAAAGTTTTTTGCTGGTTTTCGGAATACTTCTCGGTGCGAGGGATTAAACTCAATCATTGCAAAGTATATCAATTCAAGGTACAATCTGGTTGAGTTCATTCAACACTTTAATCGATGTGTCGACCATATAAGGTGGAAAGAGGTCCAGGCTGACCTCGCATCTATGAATGGGAGTAGATCCAATATACAAACCTGTTTTCAACAGTTAGAAAGGAGTGCTGCCAATGTTTACACCTTATCAATATTTTATATGTTCCAACCAATCCTTGTACGGgcttga